TCGCAGGGATTCTGGACGATAGATCGGGGCCGAAAGGCCGGAAGAACGGTTCGGCCGCTTCGAGAGAGCGTACCGCGAACAGCCCGAAGCCCCGACGCGTTCGGCCCGTTCACGCCGTTTTGCGGCCCGGTTCGAGCGGCGGCCCGGCACGATCGCTCTCTCCGAAAGCGACTCAGTCTTCGTCCGCGGCTTCGACCCGACCCGCGTACGTCTCCAGCTCCGCGGCGAGTTCCCGGGCCTGAGCCGCCGACAGCTCCACGTGGTCGGCGTGGGCCGTCACCTCCTCCAGGTCGGTGTTGTCCATCTCGACCTGGAGTTCGACGTGGTCCGGGTCGTCGCGGGTGTCCGTTGTGACGTTCAACACCGACAGCGCCTCGGTCTCGAAGCCGTGCCCCTCGACGCGGCCGTCGAGCAGATCGAAGGTCGTGTAGGCGTTGACCTTGAGGATGCGGTCGACCATACCGTCGGTCGGCGGCGCAGGCACTTAAGCGGCGGCGGGTCCCGGAGGCGCCGCGCTCAGCCGCTCCACTCGCCGCCCACGTCGCCGGCGATGTTCTCGCGCCAGTCGTCGAAACGCTCGCGGCAGGTGTCGGCCTCGTCGACGTGGTCTATGAAGCCCGCACCCCCGTCGGTGAGGCGCGCGCCGCAGAACGGGCAGAAGTCGGGGTCGTCCCAGTTGGGCGAGTCGGACGCTGGATGGGAGTGGTCGTCTTCGGACATACTCGTGACTACACGTCCGGGCCTGATAACGGTACAGTAAATACAGCGATCCGTCGACTGGACGAACGGCGGGGTAAACGACGGGTCAGTCGTCGGCGGGTGCGAGCGGTTCGCCGTCGCCGTCGGTCGGCGCGGGCGAGTCGCCCATGTCGTCTTCCTCGGCGTAGGGATACCACGTCATCTTCGTGTTGTGCATGTACGGGTCCTCGTAGGACGTCTCCTCGGCTTCGGCCAGGTCCTGCAGCGTCTCTTCGTCGCGCTCGGCGACGAAGTCGCGGAAGGTCTGCCCGTCGGCACGCTCGTCCTCGAAGCTGGCGAGCAGGTTCTCGATGTAACCTGGCACCTCGTCAGCGGGGACGCGCATCTCGACCCAGTCGGCGAACTGCGGCTCCTCACCCAGCCCGCCACCGAGGCCGATGTCGAGCGCCTCGACCGGCTCGCCGTCCTTGCGCGTCTTCATGCCGCGCAGGGAGATGTCGGCGATCTGCGGCTGAGCGCAGGACGCGGTACAGCCCGACAGGTGGATGTGGAAGTCCTCGACGCCGTCGGGCAACTCGACGTTGTCCTTGAGCCAGCGGGCGTAGCGGACCTGCCGGTTCTTCGTCTCGACGATCGACAGCGAGCAAAACTCCGTGCCCGTGCAGGCGATCGAGCCGCGCATGAACGGATGGGGGTCCGGCGAGTACGTCTCCAGCAGCGGCTCGTCGAGGAACTCGTCGAGTCGGTCGCTGTCGACGTCCGTGACGATGATGTTCTGTCGCTGAGTGAGTCGCACCTCGCCCGAACCGTACTCGTCGGCCAGTTCGGCGAGCTCGGACACGTCGTCGACGCCCATGCGGCCGACGAGGACGTCGAGACCGACGTAGTAGTTGCCGTCGGGCTGTTCGTGGACGCCCACGTGGTCGCCGTGCTCCTCCCCGCCGGCGTTGTACGTGTACGATTCGCGCATGTTCTCGCCCGCGGCCTCCAACTCGAAGTCGACGAACTCCTCCTGGAGCACGTCGCGCATCTTCTCGGGCCCCCACTCGTCGACGAGGAACTTGATGCGAGCGTTGAAGCGGTCCTCGCGGTCGCCGTACTCGCGGAACAGGGCGGACATCCCGGCACCGATGTCGGCGGCCTGCTCCGGCGGCACCCACACGTCGAGCGAGCGGGAGAAACGGGGTTCCTTGCGGGAGAGCCCGCCGCCGACGCGAATGTTGAAGCCCAGTTGCTCCTCGCCGTCGATCTCCTTCGTCGCGGGCTCGTAGGCCAGGTCGTTGATGTCGCCCTGACCGCAGCCCTGGTCGCAGCCGGTGACGGCGACCTTCCACTTGCGCGGGAGGTTCGAGAAGTCGTCGTTGCCCTTGAACGTCTCGTGGAGCTCCTCGGCGACCGGCCAGGCGTCGATGTGCTCGTGTTTGTCCTTGCCGGCCACGGGACAGCCGACGATGTTTCGCCACGAGTCACCGCAGGCCTGCTGAGTCCCCAGCCCGTTGGCTTCGAGCTTCTCGAAGATCTCCGGGACGTCCTCGAGTTTGATCCAGTGCAGCTGGATCGACTGGCGAGTCGTCCAGTCGCAGTAGGCGCCGCCGAACTCCGGGTTGTCGACCGGGCCGCGGGCGTACTCGTCGGCGATCTCGGCGACGACCTCCAGCTGGCCGGGCTTCAGGACGCCGTTGGGCGTCCCGATGCGCATCATGAAATAGGACTCCTGGCCCTTCCGCTGGTGGTACAGCCCCCACCACTTGAACCGCTCGAACCAGGCGTCGTGTTCGTCCTCCGGGATGGCGTCCCACCCCTCCTCGGCGAACTCCATCAGGTGTTCGCGGATCTCCGAGCCGTAAACCTCGCTCTTCCAGTTCTCTACTTTCGTCGGCATTCTTGTACAGGCCCACGACTCCCGGTGTTAAAGACGCGCGTATCTCGACAAGTGCCCCCACCTCTCCCGAGAAGAAGATAATATTGCCTACTTCTTCGGTCGGGCGAGCCGGGAGCGTTGTTCCGGTATCAGGACGCTGGCGGTATCGACGGGCGAAAAGTCGCCGTCCTCGGGGTCGATGACGCGACCGACGGTGAGCCAGCCGGTAACGCCCTCGCGGCCGCAGGTGATACAGCGACCGGAGACCTTCGCCTGGACGTCCGGGTGGTCGACACCCACTTCGGCGAACCCCTCGACGAGGAAGTCGGCAGTCTCGCAGTCACAGACCTCCTGGCGGGCGAGCAGCCACAGGTCGCTGACGTTGATGCGGCGCTCGTCGTTGACGCTGATCCAGGCACCGTCGTCGAGCTGGTGAACGTCGGTCGTCACTGCCGGTGGCTACGCCCCGGGTGACCCAGAGGCTGTCGGCCCGTACAACACTCGCCGCCTGCTGCGACGCTCGAGTACGACGCCCGCACACACCGTTCGATCACACCGGCTCCGGTCCGGCCCGTCGACGCGATCGGCCCGAACACGTGCGTCCGAGATAGGTGAAGCGATTGCCGGTAGGTCGAAGCCCGGGTAGCACTTACGGGAGCGCGACTGATTAAGAGGGTCGGGGGGATAGGTGGGTGTACGACGAACCGATGACCCAGGCAACCGACACTCACGACGACGACGCGCCCGAGCCGGACACCAGCCACCTCGACGACGTGGAGGACGGCTGTGGCTGTGCCGAAGTCTGGGAGCACCTCTCCGAGGAGCGCGCCGAGGTCTCGGACTGACGCGCCGGGAGAGTCGACGGTCGCCGCTCGGCACCGACGCACCCGCCGCCGGTCCGAACAGACGAGAGCCTTTTGACAAACCGTTCCAAAGAGAGAACTGATGAGCCACGAGGGGCCAGGCGAGCCGCCGACCGACCGCGAGTCACCGGTCGGTGCACCGGTCATCCGCGGCGATCCGAGCGTCACCGGACAGCGACCGGAGGAGGCAGTCGAGTTCGACCCCGACGACCCCGAGAGCCTCGAAACCGCCGCACAGACCGTCCGACAGTTCGCCAGCGACGCGGCCGGCGAGGCCGACACCGTCTTCATGCTCCGGGGAGCTGCCGCCTGTGCCGCCCTCGTCCGCGGCGAAGGATCGTACAAGGCCGCCGCCGAGCGCGCCGGCGGCGAGGCCACCGTCGCGTTCATCCGCAAGTGGTCCCGCGTCCACGACCTGCCCCGCTCGATCCGCAAACACGTCGCGATGGGCGAGATCGCCCCGACCGCCGCGAAACACATCGCCCGCGTCGCCGGCCCCGCTCGCCTCCAGCTCGCGTGGGCCGTCCTCGACCACGACATGACCGTCCGTCAGGTCCGCTCGGTCGCCAGCGACATCAACGACGGCACCGCCGTCGAGGATGCCCTCGTCACCGAGGGGATCACTCTCGGCGAGCTCACGATGGAACTCCCACCGGGGATCTACCGGGAACTCCGCAGACGCGCCGCGCTGGAGGACGTCGAGCCCGACGAGATCGTCGCAACCGCGCTCGAAGGGCGCTTCGAGCAAGGCTGATCGTAAGTACTTAATCGCCGTCTCCCTCATTCGGAGACGAAGGGCCGGTAGCTCAGTCAGGCAGAGCGTCTGGCTTTTATCGTGACTACGCGTTCGATCCGCGTGGTCGCGGGAGAGACCAGATGGTCGGGGGTTCAACTCCCTCCCGGCCCGCTTTTGCGACGAACGGACGTGAAGAGCAACGCGGCCAGTGGGAGTCGAACCCTGGAAGGCACGCGCAGCGAACGGACGTGAGCGAGCATGTCTTCCTCCGGTTCGACTCCCCCCGGCCCGTTTCCTTCCCGTATTATTTAATTTACACTATGTTAATACACCGGTATGGGAGAGAGTCATCCGAAGGCGCAGGGGCAAAAGAGTGAGGCAGCAGTGCTGCATGAATTAGTTCAGCGGAATCTCACAGTTCTGGAGCCCTTTGGAGACAACGAGCGGTATGACTTCGTGGTGGAAATCGACGACTCGTTCCAGCGTTTCCAGGTGAATACAGGACGGTTGGAGAACGGACGAGTTCAGTTCGAGACTCGGAGTTCCGGTACTCTCACACGAAAGGTCAAAAAGGAGGGATACGAAGGAGATGCGGACTATTTCGCAGTCTATTCTCCGGATCTAGAGGAGACGTATGTTGTCTCGGTCGCCGAGGCACCTGAAACGACAATGGGGCTTCGCGTAGAGGAGACAGAAAAGTCTTCACCGAACATCAACTGGGCAGAAGACTATCACATAGATACCTGGCGTGAGGAAGTTGCTTGAGGAGATTGGGAAATCAGTAGCGGACCGCAGATAGACCCACTAAACCGACTTAAATCACGGAAATTCTCCCTCACGGACGACCCGTTATAATCGGTCACGACTCCTGGAGTTGCGTGCAACCATGAACTTCGACATCCATAGACTCCGCAGCGCCGTCGGGACCGACACGGTCGAATCGGCGAGCAGGATCGTCTTCGGGATGGCGGCGCTCGCGGTCGTCCTCGCGCTGGCGTCGCTGCTGCCCGGACTCGACCTGCTGATACCGCGGACGTCCGTGACACTGGCCGCAGTCGTCGGCGCACTGGCGACACTGGCCGCCGTCGCGCTGTTGCTGTATCTCGCCCGCGCGCTGGCAGCGCTGACTCGACTGGCACTCGACGGGCCCGCCGAACTCGTCGAACACCTCGCGTCGGTCGCCCACTGGACGGTCGTCCTCGTCGCCGTGCTGGTCGCCCACGCCGGGCTCGCACCGGCCGTAGCGCCGTTGATCGAAGGCGCCCGCTGGGCCTACGACTCGGCGTTCCTCCTCGCGGCACTGGGACCGCTCGCGGCCGTCGCCGCTCGCCTCGCCGTCGCCGTCGACCCCCTGGCCGAGTTGGTCGCCGACGGCGTCGCCGGGACCGCGAACGACTCCGAAGCGGAGCCCCGAGGAGCGGACGAGGACACCGCTGGACCGAACCCCGACGGTGACCGGTCGGCGAACTGACGAGCGTCGCGAACCAAGGGACTTACCACGGTGAGCCGCGAGGGACCGTGTATGAACGAAACGAACCGATTCTCGGACCGGCTGGAGCCGGTCGGCATCGCCGTCGGCGTCCTGCTCGTGCTGGTCGCGGCCGCGACGCTCGCCGGCACGCCCTGGACGACGAAAGGCGACGTGCTCGCCTCGGCCCTGCAAGTCGTCGGCGCCGTCGGCACCGCCGCCATCGGCGCCCTTCTCGTCTGGCTCAGCCGCGCCGACTGACTCCGACTCGTTCTCCGATCCGGTCGACGACACCGTACAGCACCACCGTTCTCCGATATCCCACAGTGCCACCGTTTTTCGACACCGCACAGCGCCGCTGCTCGCCGGTCGAAGCGGTCGAAAATCGAACGGAGAGCGACTGTCGACGCTCAGCCCCGAACGGGCAGGTACGCGATAGCGACCAGGAGGATCGCCGCGAGGAGACAGAGCTGTGCGATGCCCCACAGGCCCGTCACCCGGTCGTTGTAGGAGGCGATCTCGTTTTCCTGTGCCTGGTAGTCACCGTATCGCTCGCTCGTCTGCATGAAGTACACCGACGAGTTGTCGGGGAAGTGCGCGAAGTACTGCGTGTCCGCGACCGTGAAGTTCGCACCCTCGGAGAAGCCGACGGTGACGGTGTTCTGACCTGGTCGCGTGAGCTCGACGCTCGTGTTGGTCACGGCGTCGACGGTCGTCTCGTTGCCCTGATACTCGAGCGTCTCGCCCTCGGCGATGGTGTGGCGCTCGACCGGCGGGAAGTACTCGTCGACGGCGACGTTGGTGTCGTTGGCGCGGTAGGTGACCTTCTCGACACCGTCCTGCGTGATCGTCTCGTTGTACAGCGCCGGGTCCGCGTCGACCATCGCAGCGATGTCGCGCTGCTCGACGAACGTCGCGTCCGTCGGGTCCGTCACGTTCTCCGCCTCGATGTCGAGCACGTACGGGCCGCCCCAGACGATGGTCGCCGCCTCGCCCGTGACGCTCGTCACCGTAGCCTCGTTGCCCTCGTAGGTCACCGTGTCGCCGACTGCGTAGCTCTCGTTGACCGACGCGTCACTCGCCAGCGCGAGCGTGAACGACCCCGCGCTCTCGTTGACGCTCACTTCGTAGTCGCTGCCGTTGTACTCGGTCGTCGACCCGGCCTCGAAGACCTGCTCCATCCGAGCCGACTGGTCCGACCAGCGCACGTCGGTCACCGGAACCTCGGTGCCGTTGTCGATGGTCGTCGAGACGACCGCCGACTCGTTGACCCACGCCAGCTCGCCGCTGTCGGTGTCTGCCTCGGCGACCTCCCAGGTCCGGTCGCCGAACTCCACCGTGTCACCCGCGGAGTACGCGGTGTCGCCTTCCAGTGAGATCGTCGGCTCCTCCACCGTCTGGATGAGGCCGTACGCCCCAGCCCCGATGACGAGGAAGAACACGAAATAAATCGCCGCGGCTCGTCGTTGCATACCCGGGTGGTCGGGCGGCCCCGCGTATAATGATTACCAATTCCGCCGCTACGCCGGCGTCTGTCCGCCCCTCGAACCGACCGACCCCGCCGCTCCTCGGGGCCGCTCAAGCCGCCGACCGACCAAAACCCCCTTTTCGATCCACACGATACCGATCCACACAGATGGTCCCCGATCCCGACCTCTCTCGCCGACAGTTCCTCCGGGCCGCCGTCGCCGTCGGCGGTGCCAGCGCCCTCGCGGCCTGCCGAGAGCGGACTGACGGCAGCGCCGTCCCCGCGGGCGACCCAGAGGCCAAGCCCGCGCGCCAGCACGCCTGGCGCGACCACGTTCCCCACGACGACAGCGGCAACTCCCTGCTTCCGGCGCATCAGGTTCTCCTGTACGTCGAGTTCGGCGGTGACGGCCCCCCGAGCGCGGACGCTCGCGAGACCCTGGAGGCCGCCCTCTCGACGATCGATCGAGCCTACGAGTGGAGCGCCGACGGCCTCCTCCACACCGTCGCCTACTCCCCCGCTTACTTCGACCGCTTCGACACCGCCCTTCCCCCCTCGTCGGTCGACCTCCCCGAACCGCGCGCGCTGTCGGATTTCGAAGACCCCACGTTCGACACCCAAGACGCCGTCGTCCACCTCGCGAGTAACCGCGCGGACGTGATCCTCGAAGCCGACGAGGCACTGACCGGCGACCGAGAGTCGGCAAACGGCGAACCCGTCGACGCGCGCCTGACCGACGTCGCGACCGTCGACTCGCGCCGCACCGGGTTCGTCGGCGCCGGTCTCCCCGCCGAACACCAGGACGCCGCGGGGATCCCCGACTCGAACCCCGTCCCCGAGGAGTCACCGCTGTTCATGGGTTTCAAAGCGGGCTTCGTCGGCAACCAGGCCACCGAAGACTACGTCACCGTCGACGAGGGACCGTTCGCCGGCGGAACCACGAAAGTGATCGCGAACCTCCGCCAACGACTCGACGACTGGTACGGCGAGCAGGATTACCCCCAGCGAGTCGCCGAGCTGTTCAGCCCCGGCCACGCCGAGAACGACCTCGTCGACGGCGTCGGTTCGAACCTCGGCGACGACAGCGGGATCGACCAGTTCCTCGACGACATCGAAGCGCAAGCGCGCGCCACCGGCCGCGTGGGCCACGCCCAGAAGGCCGCCCGCGCCAACCGCGACGACGAGGGCGACGTTCGCCTCCTGCGCCGCCACTTCGAGTCGACCGACGACATCGGCTCCGACCAGTCCGTCGCCAGCCTCCACTTCCCGTCGCTCCAGCGCCACATCTCCGAGTTCGAAGCCGTGCGAGAAGCGATGAACGGCACCGATATCACGGCTGCCACGCCGGCTGTCCGCCAACGCGTCAACAACGGCATCCTCGAGTACATCTTCGTTCGACGCCGCGGGAACTTCCTCGTCCCCCCGCGACGCCACCGGGCGCTCCCGACACCCCAGCCCGGAGAGTAGAACGGAGACATCCCCGCACGCGACGAATCACGACCGCTCGGCGAAGACGAACTCGCTCGAACTCCCCAGCGGATCGTCCACCGTCTCCATCTGGAGCCCGGTGAATCCCGCGTCTCGTAGCTGTTCGAGCGTCCGTTCGCGTCCGGGCGCCGAGAAGAACATCGACCCACCCATCCAGCCGCGTCGGACCGTCTCGAATCGCCCGCCTGGCAACGTCTGCAGGAGGAGCCCACCTGGCTTCAGGACTCGCGCGAGCTCGCGATACACCTCCGGATGCCGGTCCCGTGGGACGTGAAACACCGCGTGGTACGCCGTGACCGCGTCGACCGACCCGTCCGCCAGTGGGACCGCCGTCATATCCCCCTGCACCAACTGCGCGTCCGACAGTCGCTCGGCCGCAAGTTCCAACCCGCGTCGCGAGAAATCCAGCCCGAGACTGCCCGCGGGGAGGTTCGCGAGCGTCCGAGCACCGTCACCACAGCCGATATCCAGCACCAACGGGTCGGGCGGGCACCGCTCGAGCAGGTCCTCGATTAGCGCCGCATCCGACCCGTCCGGGTCGCGCCGCGTCGCGTACGTCTCCGCGATCTCGTCCCACGCCCGGCGCCGCTCGTTGCTGTCCATGCAATGGGTTACGCCGCCACACGCATCAACCCACGTCCGGACCGGTGTTACCACTCGGGAACAGACTCACGGCAAAAAGCCAAGGGCCGGATTTGAACCGGCGATGGGCGGCTCTGCAGGCCGCTGCGTTCGGCCGGACTCTGCCACCTTGGCGCGTCAACTAGTATCCGCCTGTGTCGCTTAAGCCCATCGGATTCGCCCACTGTTCGCGAGCGAGAGACGGAGATCCGCCGTCGGCACTGGGGAATTAAATACGGAGACCCCCGACCAGCGGTTGCTGGTCGAGGGTAGTGAATCCGGCCGAATGTGGCCGGGAGATGAGTGGAGGCGGCGAACCAGGTTTCCCAGAGACTCTCGTACTCCAGTACTCGCCGGAACGCAGGCGGGCTTAACGTCCGTGTTCGGGATGGGTACGGGTGTCGCCCCGCCGCTATGGCCGCCCTAACGCCGATCCGCGGAATCGAACCGCGTCCGAACGCTTCGTTCGGATACCAGTATCGGTGGTCGATAGGAACCGTATGTACGTGCGATCCAGATTGCGCCTGGACTCGTTCAACGAGTCGCAGTGCGTATGATTGGTGGCTTCGGTCGATTAGTACTCGCGGGCTGAACACCTCGTTGCCTCGGTGCGCACACCCCGAGTCTATCGAACTCGTCTTCTACGAGTGACCTCTGCGGTATCTCTTTTCCAGGTGGGTTTCCGGCTTAGATGCGTTCAGCCGTTACCCCGCGTGGCGTGGCTGCCCGGCAGCGCCCTCTCGGACGACCGGTACACCAGTGGCCACCATCCGTAGTTCCTCTCGTACTATACGGACGTTCCCGTCAGATACCAATGACACCCCCAATAGATAGCAGCCGACCTGTCTCGCGACGGTCTAAACCCAGCTCACGACCTCCTTTAATAGGCGAACAACCTCACCCTTGCCCGCTTCTGCACGGGCAGGATGGAGGGAACCGACATCGAGGTAGCAAGCCACTCGGTCGATATGTACTCTTGCGAGTGACGACTCTGTTATCCCTAAGGTAGCTTTTCTGTCAGCAATGGCCCGCATCGAGCGGGCGAATTGGTTCGCTAAACCACGCTTTCACGTCAGCGTTCCTCGTTGGGAAGAACACTGTCAGTCCATCTTTTGCTTTTGCACTCTTCGCCGCGTTTCCGACACGGCTGAGATGGACTTGGGGCGCGCTCGATATCTTTTCAAGCGCGTACCGCCCCAGTCAAACTGCCCGGCTACCGGTGTCCTCCGCCAGGAGTGAGGGTCGCAGTCACTACCGGGTAGTGTTTCATGGGTGCCTGGGTGGCCCGCTAGCGCGGGTACCTCTGTAACGGCTCCTACCTACACTGCACAG
This DNA window, taken from Halosimplex litoreum, encodes the following:
- a CDS encoding DUF6360 family protein, with product MVDRILKVNAYTTFDLLDGRVEGHGFETEALSVLNVTTDTRDDPDHVELQVEMDNTDLEEVTAHADHVELSAAQARELAAELETYAGRVEAADED
- a CDS encoding group I intron-associated PD-(D/E)XK endonuclease, with product MGESHPKAQGQKSEAAVLHELVQRNLTVLEPFGDNERYDFVVEIDDSFQRFQVNTGRLENGRVQFETRSSGTLTRKVKKEGYEGDADYFAVYSPDLEETYVVSVAEAPETTMGLRVEETEKSSPNINWAEDYHIDTWREEVA
- a CDS encoding nitrite/sulfite reductase — its product is MPTKVENWKSEVYGSEIREHLMEFAEEGWDAIPEDEHDAWFERFKWWGLYHQRKGQESYFMMRIGTPNGVLKPGQLEVVAEIADEYARGPVDNPEFGGAYCDWTTRQSIQLHWIKLEDVPEIFEKLEANGLGTQQACGDSWRNIVGCPVAGKDKHEHIDAWPVAEELHETFKGNDDFSNLPRKWKVAVTGCDQGCGQGDINDLAYEPATKEIDGEEQLGFNIRVGGGLSRKEPRFSRSLDVWVPPEQAADIGAGMSALFREYGDREDRFNARIKFLVDEWGPEKMRDVLQEEFVDFELEAAGENMRESYTYNAGGEEHGDHVGVHEQPDGNYYVGLDVLVGRMGVDDVSELAELADEYGSGEVRLTQRQNIIVTDVDSDRLDEFLDEPLLETYSPDPHPFMRGSIACTGTEFCSLSIVETKNRQVRYARWLKDNVELPDGVEDFHIHLSGCTASCAQPQIADISLRGMKTRKDGEPVEALDIGLGGGLGEEPQFADWVEMRVPADEVPGYIENLLASFEDERADGQTFRDFVAERDEETLQDLAEAEETSYEDPYMHNTKMTWYPYAEEDDMGDSPAPTDGDGEPLAPADD
- a CDS encoding DUF7501 family protein; the protein is MSEDDHSHPASDSPNWDDPDFCPFCGARLTDGGAGFIDHVDEADTCRERFDDWRENIAGDVGGEWSG
- a CDS encoding class I SAM-dependent methyltransferase; this encodes MDSNERRRAWDEIAETYATRRDPDGSDAALIEDLLERCPPDPLVLDIGCGDGARTLANLPAGSLGLDFSRRGLELAAERLSDAQLVQGDMTAVPLADGSVDAVTAYHAVFHVPRDRHPEVYRELARVLKPGGLLLQTLPGGRFETVRRGWMGGSMFFSAPGRERTLEQLRDAGFTGLQMETVDDPLGSSSEFVFAERS
- a CDS encoding DUF7119 family protein, translated to MSHEGPGEPPTDRESPVGAPVIRGDPSVTGQRPEEAVEFDPDDPESLETAAQTVRQFASDAAGEADTVFMLRGAAACAALVRGEGSYKAAAERAGGEATVAFIRKWSRVHDLPRSIRKHVAMGEIAPTAAKHIARVAGPARLQLAWAVLDHDMTVRQVRSVASDINDGTAVEDALVTEGITLGELTMELPPGIYRELRRRAALEDVEPDEIVATALEGRFEQG
- a CDS encoding DUF7405 family protein; translation: MVPDPDLSRRQFLRAAVAVGGASALAACRERTDGSAVPAGDPEAKPARQHAWRDHVPHDDSGNSLLPAHQVLLYVEFGGDGPPSADARETLEAALSTIDRAYEWSADGLLHTVAYSPAYFDRFDTALPPSSVDLPEPRALSDFEDPTFDTQDAVVHLASNRADVILEADEALTGDRESANGEPVDARLTDVATVDSRRTGFVGAGLPAEHQDAAGIPDSNPVPEESPLFMGFKAGFVGNQATEDYVTVDEGPFAGGTTKVIANLRQRLDDWYGEQDYPQRVAELFSPGHAENDLVDGVGSNLGDDSGIDQFLDDIEAQARATGRVGHAQKAARANRDDEGDVRLLRRHFESTDDIGSDQSVASLHFPSLQRHISEFEAVREAMNGTDITAATPAVRQRVNNGILEYIFVRRRGNFLVPPRRHRALPTPQPGE